The following are encoded in a window of bacterium SCSIO 12643 genomic DNA:
- a CDS encoding YjjG family noncanonical pyrimidine nucleotidase produces MRKYKHIFFDLDHTLWDFKTNSRLALKEIYVNFDLNDKGVSQETDFIDIYEKYNHKMWADYRNGKMSKETLRTERFRQSLSHLGVKDKNLSKDVADYYVEHSPYKTALFPNAIDVLKELSSNYTLHIITNGFEEIQAIKIENSGLSSFFEEIITSEQAGYKKPDPAIFRYSLNKTNAQAKESLMIGDNQLVDIEGAKKVGMDGILFNPEKEDLIIDPTYEVNHLNEILSIL; encoded by the coding sequence TTCCAGATTGGCTTTAAAAGAAATCTACGTAAACTTTGATTTGAACGATAAAGGAGTGAGTCAGGAAACTGATTTTATCGATATATACGAAAAGTATAATCACAAAATGTGGGCGGATTATCGTAATGGAAAAATGAGTAAGGAGACTCTACGTACAGAGCGTTTTAGACAATCCTTATCTCATCTGGGCGTAAAAGATAAGAATTTGAGCAAAGATGTTGCAGATTATTACGTGGAACATAGCCCGTATAAAACTGCTTTATTTCCAAATGCGATTGATGTATTGAAGGAGTTGTCTTCGAATTATACTTTGCATATTATTACCAATGGCTTTGAAGAAATTCAAGCGATTAAGATTGAAAATAGTGGTTTGAGTAGTTTCTTTGAGGAAATTATTACTTCAGAGCAAGCAGGTTATAAAAAGCCCGATCCGGCTATTTTTAGATATTCTTTAAATAAAACGAATGCACAGGCTAAAGAAAGTCTGATGATTGGTGATAATCAACTCGTGGATATTGAAGGCGCTAAGAAAGTGGGGATGGATGGCATTTTATTTAATCCTGAAAAAGAGGACTTGATTATTGACCCTACTTACGAGGTGAATCACCTCAATGAAATTTTATCGATTTTATAG